In Halarcobacter bivalviorum, a genomic segment contains:
- a CDS encoding DNA-directed RNA polymerase subunit alpha, with translation MKKFADTPFLPTEVEIEAISDNEAKISAYPFESGFAITLAHPLRRLLLSSSVGYAPIAVKIEGASHEFDSLRGMLEDIAIFIINLKNIKFKINGDEDQVVVEYSFDGPKEIKGEDLVNSDVEVVSPDVHLATINSDCNLTFSVIIQRGIGYMPSEDIREIVGSDYIPIDAFFTPVKKVVYDIEKMLVEDNPNFEKAVFNVQTNGQITPIAAFKEAVSVMYSQMSVFNKVFDLSEVTVNDAGEEPVELKDLIVKIDDLNLSARSFNSLDRAGLKFLGELVLMSEVEVKNIKNLGKKSFDEISEKLESLGFPIENTLPENVASALRRKLEQLKA, from the coding sequence ATGAAAAAATTTGCAGACACACCGTTTTTACCAACTGAGGTTGAGATCGAGGCTATCAGTGATAATGAAGCTAAAATATCAGCATATCCATTTGAAAGTGGTTTTGCAATTACTTTAGCGCACCCTTTAAGAAGACTTCTTTTAAGTTCTTCAGTTGGATACGCTCCAATTGCAGTTAAAATAGAAGGAGCTTCGCATGAGTTTGACTCATTAAGAGGAATGCTTGAAGATATAGCTATTTTTATAATTAATCTAAAAAATATTAAATTTAAAATCAATGGTGATGAAGACCAAGTTGTAGTTGAATACTCTTTTGATGGACCAAAGGAAATCAAAGGTGAAGACTTAGTGAACTCTGATGTAGAAGTAGTTTCTCCAGATGTTCACTTAGCAACTATTAACTCTGATTGTAATTTAACATTCTCTGTAATTATCCAAAGAGGTATTGGTTATATGCCTTCTGAAGATATCAGAGAAATAGTTGGATCAGATTATATTCCAATTGACGCTTTCTTTACACCTGTAAAAAAAGTTGTTTATGATATTGAAAAAATGTTAGTTGAAGATAATCCTAACTTTGAAAAAGCTGTATTTAATGTACAAACAAATGGACAAATTACTCCAATCGCTGCTTTTAAAGAAGCAGTATCTGTTATGTATTCACAAATGTCAGTATTTAACAAAGTATTTGATTTATCTGAAGTAACTGTTAATGATGCTGGTGAAGAACCAGTAGAATTAAAAGATTTAATTGTAAAAATTGATGATTTAAATCTAAGTGCTAGATCGTTCAACTCTTTAGATAGAGCTGGATTAAAATTCTTAGGTGAACTAGTACTTATGAGTGAAGTAGAAGTAAAAAATATTAAAAATCTTGGAAAAAAATCTTTTGATGAAATCTCAGAGAAATTAGAATCTTTAGGTTTCCCAATTGAAAATACACTTCCAGAAAATGTTGCATCAGCTTTAAGAAGAAAGCTTGAGCAACTTAAAGCATAA
- the guaB gene encoding IMP dehydrogenase — protein MKIRKRALTFEDVLLVPAKSEVLPKEVCIKTKLTKNIELNIPFVSAAMDTVTEYQAAIAMARLGGIGIIHKNMDIESQVLQCKKVKKSESGMIIDPVTITPNQTLQDAEDIMASYKISGVPVVDENNKLLGILTNRDMRFTKDYSELVKEKMTNIPLITGKEGTTLEEAADVMHQNKIEKLPIIDEDGFLKGLITIKDINKKREYPTANKDEFGRLRVGAAIGVGQMDRAKALVDAGVDVLVLDSAHGHSKGILDTVKAIKAELNVDIIAGNVATAEATADLIAVGADAVKVGIGPGSICTTRIVAGVGVPQISAIDECAAEGAKHGVPVIADGGIKYSGDVAKALAVGASSCMMGSALAGTEESPGEVILFQGRKFKSYRGMGSIGAMTKGSNDRYFQEGTAADKLVPEGIEGRVAYRGAIADIIHQMVGGLRASMGYLGSKDIPTFQEKAEFVEITSAGLKESHVHDVTITNEAPNYHV, from the coding sequence ATGAAAATTAGAAAAAGAGCGTTAACATTCGAAGATGTGTTATTAGTACCTGCAAAATCTGAAGTACTACCAAAAGAAGTTTGTATTAAAACAAAATTAACAAAAAATATTGAATTAAATATTCCATTCGTATCTGCTGCAATGGATACAGTTACTGAATATCAAGCTGCAATTGCTATGGCTAGACTTGGTGGTATTGGAATTATTCATAAAAACATGGATATTGAATCTCAAGTTCTACAATGTAAAAAAGTTAAGAAATCTGAGTCTGGAATGATTATTGACCCTGTTACAATTACTCCAAATCAAACTTTACAAGATGCTGAAGATATTATGGCATCTTATAAAATCTCAGGAGTTCCTGTTGTAGATGAAAATAATAAATTATTAGGTATTTTAACAAATAGAGATATGAGATTTACTAAAGATTATAGTGAGTTAGTAAAAGAAAAAATGACTAATATTCCTTTAATTACTGGAAAAGAAGGTACTACTTTAGAAGAAGCTGCTGATGTAATGCACCAAAATAAGATTGAGAAATTACCTATTATTGATGAAGATGGTTTCTTAAAAGGTCTTATTACAATTAAAGATATCAACAAAAAAAGAGAATATCCAACTGCAAATAAAGATGAGTTTGGAAGATTAAGAGTTGGTGCTGCAATTGGTGTAGGACAAATGGATAGAGCAAAAGCACTTGTTGATGCAGGTGTTGATGTTTTAGTTTTAGATTCAGCTCATGGACACTCAAAAGGTATTTTAGATACAGTTAAAGCTATCAAAGCTGAATTAAATGTAGATATTATTGCTGGAAATGTAGCAACTGCTGAAGCAACTGCAGATTTAATTGCAGTAGGTGCTGATGCTGTTAAAGTAGGTATTGGACCTGGTTCTATTTGTACTACAAGAATTGTTGCAGGTGTTGGAGTTCCTCAAATTTCTGCTATTGATGAGTGTGCTGCTGAAGGTGCTAAACATGGTGTACCTGTTATCGCTGATGGTGGTATCAAATACTCAGGTGATGTTGCAAAAGCACTTGCAGTTGGTGCATCTTCTTGTATGATGGGTTCTGCATTAGCTGGAACTGAAGAGTCTCCAGGTGAAGTTATTTTATTCCAAGGAAGAAAATTCAAATCATATAGAGGAATGGGTTCTATTGGAGCTATGACTAAAGGAAGTAATGATAGATATTTCCAAGAAGGAACAGCTGCTGATAAACTAGTACCAGAAGGAATTGAAGGTAGAGTTGCATATAGAGGAGCTATTGCAGATATAATTCACCAAATGGTTGGTGGATTAAGAGCTTCTATGGGTTACCTAGGGTCTAAAGATATTCCTACATTCCAAGAGAAAGCTGAATTTGTAGAGATTACATCTGCTGGGCTTAAAGAGTCTCACGTTCATGATGTAACGATTACGAACGAAGCTCCTAACTACCACGTATAA
- a CDS encoding rhodanese-like domain-containing protein: protein MNETIIYPILAIIAFILYKKYTQYKVLKLVPSLLEEGGQIIDVRTKGEFTQGSKEGSINIPLDSLKAKMNELDNTKPIIVCCASGSRSALARRLLITNGFENVHNAGVWSSLLKF, encoded by the coding sequence ATGAATGAAACAATAATCTATCCAATTCTTGCAATAATAGCTTTCATACTTTATAAAAAATATACTCAATACAAGGTTCTAAAACTTGTACCATCTCTTTTAGAAGAGGGTGGGCAGATTATTGATGTGCGAACAAAAGGTGAGTTTACACAAGGTAGCAAAGAAGGAAGTATTAATATTCCTTTGGACTCTTTAAAAGCTAAAATGAATGAATTAGATAATACAAAGCCTATAATCGTTTGTTGTGCTAGTGGGAGTAGAAGTGCTTTAGCAAGACGACTTCTAATCACAAATGGTTTTGAGAATGTTCATAATGCAGGAGTATGGAGTTCTCTTTTAAAGTTTTAA
- a CDS encoding adenylate kinase, producing the protein MNLMVFGAPGAGKGTQAKFLIEKYDIPQISTGDILRAAIADKTEMGMEAKKFMDEGKLVPDSTIIGIIKDRLAQEDCKKGFILDGFPRTLAQAEALNELMEKMEISLDKVISLNVPDELIVGRITGRRVCPDCGASFHVEFNPSKEEGKCDYCGGELVIRKDDNAETVKSRLGAYHEQTAPLIKFYTDMGVMVELDGTKDVSEVTADMFASIEG; encoded by the coding sequence ATGAATTTAATGGTATTTGGTGCACCTGGTGCAGGAAAAGGTACACAAGCTAAATTTTTAATTGAAAAGTATGATATCCCACAAATCTCTACAGGTGATATTTTAAGAGCAGCAATCGCTGATAAAACTGAAATGGGTATGGAAGCTAAGAAGTTTATGGATGAGGGAAAATTAGTTCCTGATTCAACAATCATTGGTATTATCAAAGATAGACTTGCCCAAGAAGATTGTAAAAAAGGTTTTATCCTTGATGGTTTCCCAAGAACTCTAGCTCAAGCAGAAGCTTTAAATGAATTAATGGAAAAAATGGAAATCTCTTTAGATAAAGTTATTTCTTTAAATGTTCCAGATGAATTAATCGTAGGAAGAATTACAGGAAGAAGAGTTTGTCCAGACTGTGGAGCTTCATTTCACGTTGAATTTAACCCATCAAAAGAAGAGGGTAAATGTGACTACTGTGGTGGAGAACTAGTTATCAGAAAAGATGACAATGCTGAAACTGTAAAAAGTAGACTTGGTGCATACCATGAGCAAACTGCACCACTAATCAAATTCTATACTGACATGGGTGTTATGGTAGAACTTGATGGTACAAAAGATGTATCAGAAGTAACTGCTGATATGTTCGCATCTATCGAAGGATAA
- a CDS encoding cold-shock protein, with protein sequence MSNRYNGTVKWFNSEKGFGFIQLEDGTKDIFVHYREINNTGYGKVSLDEDQKVSFLIGNNEKGDFAQSVEII encoded by the coding sequence ATGTCAAATAGATATAATGGAACTGTAAAATGGTTCAATAGTGAAAAAGGTTTTGGATTTATCCAATTAGAAGATGGAACAAAAGATATTTTTGTACATTATAGAGAAATTAACAATACTGGATATGGAAAAGTTTCATTGGATGAAGATCAAAAAGTAAGTTTCTTAATTGGAAATAACGAAAAAGGTGATTTTGCACAAAGTGTAGAAATCATATAA
- a CDS encoding transglutaminase domain-containing protein — protein MLYILGEYLISLSNSDRDYKNDIANIVEKRKESKKQLENSNYLHLIKENKNIPESKITEHFDKYYKDNLHYLSFKKSNDVKNILALGIDKKFHLSNFYLEGYAPFETNKLWVPLQTLAQKKTYELDSLQYTGYKEIWQTSSQAFKYTRGDCEDHAIALADWLIEMGEDARVVAGFYKKEGHAWVVLFKDGNEYILEATSKGNFTNPYPLAKYQTSYRPQIMFNREYFWFNKGSINTTSYSSENWLKKTIYHRIEKNDF, from the coding sequence TTGTTGTATATTTTAGGAGAATATTTAATTAGTCTTTCTAATTCAGATAGAGACTATAAAAATGATATTGCAAATATTGTTGAAAAAAGAAAAGAATCAAAAAAACAGTTAGAAAATAGTAATTATTTGCACTTAATAAAAGAGAATAAGAATATTCCAGAGTCGAAAATAACAGAGCATTTTGATAAATATTATAAAGATAATCTACATTATTTATCTTTCAAAAAATCAAATGATGTCAAAAATATTTTAGCATTAGGTATTGATAAAAAATTTCATCTCTCAAATTTTTATTTAGAAGGATATGCTCCTTTTGAAACAAATAAATTATGGGTACCTTTACAAACTTTAGCACAGAAAAAAACTTATGAATTAGATAGTCTACAATATACTGGATATAAAGAAATTTGGCAAACTAGTTCTCAGGCATTTAAATATACAAGAGGAGATTGTGAAGACCATGCAATAGCTTTAGCTGATTGGTTAATTGAAATGGGAGAGGATGCAAGAGTTGTTGCTGGTTTTTATAAAAAAGAAGGTCATGCTTGGGTTGTTTTATTTAAAGATGGTAATGAATATATTTTAGAAGCTACAAGTAAAGGAAACTTTACAAATCCATATCCTTTAGCAAAATATCAAACTAGTTATAGACCTCAAATAATGTTTAATAGAGAATATTTTTGGTTTAATAAAGGTTCAATCAATACTACAAGTTACTCTTCTGAGAATTGGTTGAAAAAGACTATTTATCATAGAATAGAAAAAAATGATTTTTAG
- a CDS encoding DUF350 domain-containing protein, whose protein sequence is MEFDFLGATIVNLTINIIFTLIALFIGVKALLFVDDKLLKSIDLQEEIKKGNIAVSIFASSILIFVALIVTFGFKG, encoded by the coding sequence ATGGAATTTGATTTTTTAGGTGCAACTATTGTTAATTTAACAATAAATATAATTTTTACTTTAATAGCTCTTTTTATAGGAGTAAAGGCACTTTTATTTGTTGATGATAAATTGTTAAAATCAATAGATTTACAAGAAGAAATAAAAAAAGGAAATATAGCAGTATCAATTTTTGCTTCTTCAATTTTAATTTTTGTTGCACTTATTGTAACATTTGGATTTAAAGGGTGA
- a CDS encoding sensor domain-containing diguanylate cyclase has translation MKHIIENKLFAVINAIPNPIIVISCDKLQSVNSAFLEFFDVQFIEEFNNVHDCLAKLFVENNNSFTLSNVPKSQYWTDYLFIHPEVNRIVSIINSDNQMIDFELTIKKIENESEYIIVFNDITQFISEKNEYKYFAYHDHLTKIYNRQIFDELFLKEIENKKRYNDPFSILLLDIDYFKKVNDNYGHYIGDLTLIVLTKLINKDLRINDIFARWGGEEFIILLPRTEIDIAYTKAQEIRALVESHVDKELPSITISIGVTEVNDFDTTKTCLERVDKALYLAKVKRNDVVKVI, from the coding sequence ATGAAACATATTATTGAAAATAAACTATTTGCTGTTATTAATGCTATTCCTAATCCTATAATTGTCATTAGTTGTGATAAACTACAAAGTGTAAATAGTGCTTTTTTAGAATTTTTTGATGTTCAGTTTATCGAAGAGTTTAATAATGTTCATGATTGTTTAGCAAAACTTTTTGTAGAAAATAATAATTCTTTTACACTTTCTAATGTACCTAAAAGTCAATATTGGACTGACTATCTATTTATACATCCAGAAGTCAATCGTATTGTATCTATTATAAACTCAGATAATCAAATGATTGATTTTGAACTAACAATTAAAAAAATAGAAAATGAATCTGAATATATTATTGTATTTAATGATATTACTCAATTTATTTCTGAAAAAAATGAATATAAGTATTTTGCATATCATGATCATTTAACAAAAATATATAATAGACAAATATTTGATGAGTTGTTCTTAAAAGAGATTGAAAATAAAAAAAGATATAACGATCCTTTTTCTATTCTTTTATTAGATATAGATTACTTTAAAAAGGTCAATGATAATTATGGACATTATATTGGAGATTTAACACTCATTGTATTAACTAAGCTTATTAATAAAGATTTACGTATTAATGATATTTTTGCAAGATGGGGTGGAGAAGAATTTATTATACTTTTACCAAGAACAGAAATTGATATAGCATATACTAAAGCTCAAGAGATAAGAGCATTAGTTGAGTCTCATGTTGATAAAGAGCTTCCTTCTATTACAATAAGTATTGGTGTAACTGAAGTTAATGATTTTGATACT
- a CDS encoding AbrB/MazE/SpoVT family DNA-binding domain-containing protein, with protein MTAKISKWGNSQGLRVPKDIMESLQLHIGDNVNITIVDGKAIIEPVRQDIPDYDLNELVSKVPEDYKANEEFDTTIGKEEW; from the coding sequence ATGACTGCTAAAATTTCAAAATGGGGTAACTCTCAAGGGCTTAGAGTACCAAAAGATATAATGGAAAGTTTACAACTTCATATTGGCGATAATGTAAATATTACAATAGTAGATGGTAAAGCAATTATTGAGCCAGTAAGACAAGATATTCCTGACTATGATTTAAATGAACTAGTATCTAAAGTACCAGAAGACTATAAAGCAAATGAAGAGTTTGATACAACAATAGGAAAAGAGGAATGGTAA
- the gatA gene encoding Asp-tRNA(Asn)/Glu-tRNA(Gln) amidotransferase subunit GatA, with the protein MITLKEALKLNSDEIKKLKEELASKIKESNIGAYVEQLTNTDITDSCNGVPIAIKDNINVKNWEITCSSNILKGYKSPYNATVINKLEEAGLCAFGRTNMDEFAMGSSTESSCYGKTLNPIDNTKVPGGSSGGSAAAVAGGIAIAALGTDTGGSIRQPAAYCGVVGMKPTYGRVSRYGITAYSSSLDQCGPITQNVEDAAILYDIISGNDPMDSTSANVDYPAVTPNLNADRKLTIAVIDSFVEQASPAIQEGYKKAIKAFEDAGHTIVHKNMLDTDKILSSYYIVATAEASANLSRFDGVRYGNRKGEGGLKDMYTQTKSQGFGEEVQKRIMLGSFVLSSGYYDAYYIKAQKVRHLIKDEYETIFKDADLILSPVAPTTAPEFGSFKTSLEMYLSDIYTISVNLAGLPAISLPVSKDENGMPVGLQLIGKAYDEQTVFDGALALEKAVNYTK; encoded by the coding sequence TTGATAACTCTAAAAGAAGCACTAAAATTAAATAGTGATGAGATTAAAAAATTAAAAGAGGAACTAGCTTCAAAAATAAAAGAGAGTAACATTGGTGCTTATGTGGAACAGCTAACAAATACTGATATAACAGATTCATGCAATGGTGTTCCAATTGCAATTAAAGATAATATTAACGTTAAAAATTGGGAAATTACTTGCTCAAGTAATATCTTAAAAGGGTATAAATCTCCTTATAATGCAACTGTAATCAATAAACTTGAAGAAGCAGGTTTATGTGCGTTTGGTAGAACAAATATGGATGAGTTTGCAATGGGAAGTTCTACTGAATCTTCTTGTTATGGAAAGACTTTAAATCCTATTGATAATACAAAAGTTCCAGGTGGAAGTTCTGGTGGTTCAGCTGCTGCTGTTGCAGGTGGAATTGCTATTGCTGCTTTAGGAACAGATACAGGTGGAAGTATTAGACAACCAGCTGCTTATTGTGGTGTTGTTGGTATGAAACCTACTTATGGAAGAGTTTCAAGATATGGAATCACTGCATATTCTTCATCTTTGGATCAATGTGGACCTATCACTCAAAATGTTGAAGATGCTGCTATTTTATATGATATCATTTCTGGGAATGACCCAATGGATTCAACTTCTGCAAATGTAGATTATCCTGCAGTTACTCCAAATTTAAATGCTGATAGAAAATTAACAATTGCTGTTATTGATAGTTTTGTAGAACAAGCAAGTCCAGCAATTCAAGAGGGATATAAAAAAGCTATTAAAGCTTTTGAAGATGCAGGACATACAATAGTTCACAAAAATATGTTAGATACTGATAAAATCCTTTCATCTTACTATATTGTTGCAACAGCAGAAGCTAGTGCAAACCTTTCAAGATTTGATGGGGTAAGATATGGAAATAGAAAAGGTGAGGGTGGACTTAAAGATATGTACACACAAACAAAATCGCAAGGTTTTGGAGAGGAAGTACAAAAAAGAATCATGCTTGGTTCTTTTGTTTTAAGTTCTGGTTATTATGATGCGTATTATATTAAAGCTCAAAAAGTTAGACATCTAATCAAAGATGAATATGAAACAATTTTTAAAGATGCTGACTTAATCCTTTCTCCTGTAGCTCCAACTACAGCTCCAGAGTTTGGAAGCTTTAAAACTTCACTTGAAATGTATTTAAGTGATATTTATACAATTTCTGTAAATCTTGCAGGATTACCTGCAATCTCATTACCAGTTTCAAAAGATGAAAATGGTATGCCAGTTGGATTACAATTAATTGGAAAAGCTTATGATGAGCAAACTGTGTTTGATGGTGCTTTAGCGTTAGAAAAAGCTGTTAATTATACAAAATAG
- a CDS encoding type II toxin-antitoxin system PemK/MazF family toxin: protein MVKNYIPKKGDLVILTFDPQAGHEQKGRRPALIISNEAFNKALGLAIACPITNTNRDFPFHVKLESENLTGFIMTEQIKSIDFNARKVKFVEKVDEETLNKVLGITKSVIF, encoded by the coding sequence ATGGTAAAAAATTATATTCCTAAAAAAGGAGATTTAGTAATACTTACTTTTGACCCACAAGCTGGACACGAACAAAAAGGAAGAAGACCAGCACTAATTATTAGTAATGAAGCTTTTAATAAAGCATTAGGATTAGCAATAGCTTGCCCAATCACTAATACAAATAGAGACTTCCCTTTTCATGTAAAACTTGAAAGTGAAAATCTAACAGGCTTTATAATGACTGAACAGATTAAATCTATTGATTTTAATGCTAGAAAAGTAAAGTTTGTAGAAAAAGTAGATGAAGAGACTTTAAATAAAGTTCTTGGAATTACTAAAAGTGTGATTTTTTAA
- a CDS encoding HEAT repeat domain-containing protein, whose translation MKKGIKSITQIFTIFAVVLFFQACSLKVPIKSTEKSENKYEPSLDVESKAIKEISFINALDKEATIITGEFKENIHLEYKKEKLEASSFIKNALQEEFKARALPISIIDTSLDSLNLENFEIFVYRSSGFSPVVTFSSLRVTVQIGDKKETFVSIVKRGKVPVWVVDEIFDPCFNEPISLMIKEIVAKINKAYFNYKISDEKVSEIMLKIDKGVNNDDKLNYLNIYELGFSNNPKALELLKQYTNNADEYLRLASLSMLGFLGGESEFDYLVSKYRNSKIWQDRALSMKAIADINTEKTKKFLQNEYKLWKSQDSKEAIWNVMLLDILKVND comes from the coding sequence ATGAAAAAAGGAATAAAATCAATTACTCAAATATTTACTATATTTGCAGTTGTACTGTTTTTTCAGGCTTGTTCATTAAAAGTACCAATCAAATCAACTGAAAAATCTGAAAATAAATATGAACCAAGTTTAGATGTAGAGAGTAAAGCTATTAAAGAAATTTCATTTATTAATGCATTAGATAAAGAAGCAACTATTATAACTGGTGAATTTAAAGAAAATATTCATTTAGAATATAAAAAAGAGAAACTAGAAGCTAGTTCTTTTATTAAAAATGCATTACAAGAAGAGTTTAAAGCAAGAGCTTTACCTATATCAATTATTGATACCTCACTAGATTCATTAAATTTAGAAAACTTTGAAATATTTGTTTATAGAAGTAGTGGTTTTTCTCCTGTTGTCACATTTTCTTCTCTTAGAGTAACTGTACAGATTGGAGATAAAAAAGAAACTTTTGTTTCTATTGTTAAAAGAGGAAAAGTCCCTGTATGGGTTGTAGATGAAATTTTTGATCCTTGTTTTAACGAACCTATTTCTTTAATGATAAAAGAGATTGTTGCAAAAATTAATAAAGCATATTTTAACTATAAAATTAGTGATGAAAAAGTTTCAGAGATAATGTTAAAAATTGATAAGGGAGTAAACAATGATGATAAACTTAATTATTTAAATATATATGAATTAGGTTTTTCTAATAATCCAAAAGCACTTGAACTTCTAAAACAATATACAAACAATGCAGATGAATATTTAAGGTTAGCATCTTTGTCAATGCTTGGTTTTTTAGGTGGAGAATCTGAATTTGACTATTTAGTATCTAAATATAGGAATTCAAAAATATGGCAAGATAGAGCTTTATCAATGAAAGCTATTGCAGATATTAACACTGAAAAAACAAAAAAATTTTTACAAAATGAATATAAACTTTGGAAATCTCAAGATTCAAAAGAAGCAATATGGAATGTAATGCTTCTTGATATTTTAAAAGTTAATGATTAA
- a CDS encoding D-alanine--D-alanine ligase: MKIEIITTPNRHLKESGFGTEFACKSILKSLRLLKYNVRLSICEDKSDLEKILIRKPDLVILAVKYIPLINEPNIWLSDYFKKHNINYTGSNKETLKFDSNKILAKSYLKRKGIPTANFFTAIPKEYKENELPLKFPLFLKPMDAANGNGIDNESFVNTFKEYESKLLSLYTQFKEPVLVEEYLEGREFTVSIIKTKNNNLGIYAIEIIAPLSKNGLRILGKKVKKENSEILKPIAEYDLKQRVEKLAYDSFTNLGVRDFGRIDIKTDKEGKCFFLEANLVPGMTEGSSYFPKACELAKDISYTNVVELMIENAINRINTPFLALEKDFINTVPVNNIYLNKIL; this comes from the coding sequence ATGAAAATAGAAATAATAACAACACCAAACAGACACTTAAAAGAGAGTGGATTTGGTACAGAATTTGCCTGTAAAAGTATTTTAAAATCTTTAAGATTATTAAAATATAACGTAAGATTAAGTATCTGCGAAGATAAGTCTGATTTAGAAAAAATACTAATAAGAAAACCTGACTTAGTAATATTAGCTGTAAAATATATACCATTAATTAATGAACCAAATATATGGTTAAGTGACTATTTTAAAAAACATAATATTAATTATACTGGCTCAAATAAAGAAACATTAAAATTTGATTCAAATAAAATTCTTGCAAAATCATATTTAAAAAGAAAAGGCATACCAACAGCAAATTTTTTTACTGCAATTCCAAAAGAATATAAAGAAAATGAACTTCCATTAAAGTTTCCTCTTTTTTTAAAACCAATGGATGCAGCTAATGGAAATGGAATTGATAATGAATCTTTTGTAAATACATTTAAAGAGTATGAAAGTAAACTATTATCTCTTTATACACAGTTTAAAGAACCCGTTTTAGTTGAAGAATATCTAGAGGGAAGAGAATTTACTGTTTCAATAATAAAAACTAAAAACAATAACCTAGGTATCTATGCCATTGAGATCATTGCACCATTATCAAAAAATGGTTTAAGAATTCTTGGTAAAAAAGTAAAAAAAGAAAATAGTGAAATATTAAAACCTATTGCTGAGTATGATTTAAAACAAAGAGTTGAAAAACTTGCCTATGATTCTTTTACAAATTTAGGAGTAAGAGATTTTGGAAGAATTGATATAAAAACAGATAAAGAAGGAAAATGTTTTTTCCTTGAAGCTAACTTAGTCCCTGGAATGACTGAAGGTTCAAGCTATTTTCCCAAAGCTTGTGAATTAGCAAAAGATATAAGTTACACAAATGTAGTTGAATTGATGATTGAAAATGCAATAAATAGGATTAATACTCCTTTTTTAGCTTTAGAGAAAGACTTTATAAATACAGTACCTGTAAATAATATTTATCTAAACAAAATATTATAA
- the rplQ gene encoding 50S ribosomal protein L17, which produces MRHKHGYRRLNRTSSHRKALLKNLAIALIEREKIETTVPKAKELRRYIERLVTTARNADFNTHRAVFAALQHKEATKKLINEIAPKYEGRTGGYTSIVKTRIRRGDATPMAFISFV; this is translated from the coding sequence ATGAGACATAAGCACGGATATAGAAGATTAAACAGAACATCTTCTCATAGAAAAGCGTTACTAAAAAACTTAGCAATTGCTTTAATCGAAAGAGAGAAGATTGAAACAACTGTACCAAAAGCAAAAGAGTTAAGAAGATATATTGAAAGACTAGTTACAACTGCTAGAAATGCTGATTTTAACACTCACAGAGCTGTTTTCGCTGCATTACAACACAAAGAGGCAACTAAAAAACTAATCAATGAAATCGCACCAAAATACGAAGGTAGAACTGGTGGATATACTTCTATTGTAAAAACAAGAATTAGAAGAGGTGATGCTACACCAATGGCATTCATTTCTTTTGTATAA